The following proteins come from a genomic window of Nitrospirota bacterium:
- a CDS encoding sterol desaturase family protein — MPNEPLVRLTGFLSTFILLALWEVLAPCRPLTTSKTQRWFSNLSIVFLNTFVVRFLFSIQAVGLAVIVNQKGWGVLHLLGWSEWMSGIAAVVILDLVLYLQHVMFHAVPFLWRIHMMHHADLDVDVTTGARFHPVEIILSMSIKLAAVILIGAPPLAVLLFEVLLNGTAMFNHSNVRMPKGLDLVLRWVVVTPDMHRIHHSIIREETNSNFGFNLPWWDRLLGTYRTDPEKGQVGMTIGLDQFRNPDRLTLPWMLMLPFVGKTGSYPLGRGDRQATTGRGQTGV, encoded by the coding sequence ATGCCAAATGAACCGCTTGTCCGGCTGACGGGTTTCTTGAGCACCTTTATCTTGTTGGCCCTCTGGGAAGTCCTGGCGCCGTGCCGCCCGCTGACCACCTCGAAGACGCAGCGCTGGTTTTCAAATTTGAGTATCGTCTTTCTGAATACTTTCGTTGTCCGCTTTCTTTTCTCTATCCAGGCGGTTGGGTTGGCTGTCATCGTTAATCAGAAAGGCTGGGGCGTACTTCATCTTCTGGGGTGGTCTGAATGGATGTCCGGGATTGCAGCGGTGGTCATCCTGGATCTCGTGCTGTATCTTCAGCATGTGATGTTCCATGCAGTCCCCTTCCTGTGGCGGATTCATATGATGCATCACGCCGACCTGGATGTAGATGTTACCACCGGCGCCCGATTTCATCCGGTGGAGATTATTCTGTCCATGTCTATCAAACTGGCCGCTGTGATCCTGATCGGCGCCCCGCCCCTGGCCGTACTCCTCTTTGAGGTTCTGCTCAATGGCACCGCCATGTTCAACCATAGCAATGTCCGTATGCCGAAGGGGCTGGATCTTGTCCTGCGATGGGTCGTCGTGACTCCCGACATGCACCGGATTCACCATTCCATTATTCGCGAAGAAACCAACAGCAACTTTGGGTTTAATCTCCCGTGGTGGGACAGGCTCCTGGGAACATACCGGACGGATCCTGAAAAAGGACAGGTGGGGATGACCATAGGGCTCGATCAGTTCAGGAATCCCGACCGGCTCACCCTTCCCTGGATGCTAATGCTCCCTTTTGTGGGAAAAACCGGAAGCTACCCCCTTGGTCGGGGCGACCGGCAGGCTACGACTGGCCGGGGACAAACCGGGGTCTGA